Proteins from a single region of Mumia flava:
- a CDS encoding FdhF/YdeP family oxidoreductase translates to MTSSTPSTPDGSPGDDRHLEIGHPKSAAAGVTGVRVAVSRAVSSMGPRRSWKALRGLNQKDGFDCPSCAWPDPDHRAAAEFCENGAKATAEEGTRARATPELFARHSIADLDAHDELWLGQQGRLTTPMVKRPDATHYEPIGWNDAFDLVADHLNALDDPDQAAFYTSGRTSNEAAFAYQLFARAYGTNNLPDCSNMCHESTGVALAETIGIGKGSVSLRDLYDADLIVVAGQNPGTNHPRMLSALETAKRRGARIISINPLRETGLVNFRNPQKPRGVVGRGTDLADLHLPVRTNGDLALFQAIGSLLVGWDAIDHAFVAQHTVGYDAWAAHVSAVDWDVVRAATGLTREQITEAAAMLRDSSATIWCWAMGLTQHRNAVATIKEVVNLALVRGDIGRRGAGLCPVRGHSNVQGDRSMGIWEKPPAAFLDRLGDHFGFEPPREHGYDTVDAIRAMRDGRVRVFFALGGNFVQAAPDTEVTADALRGCDLTVHVSTKLNRSHLVCGRTALILPTLGRTEVDRQASGEQFVTVEDSMSVVHASRGRLEPASEHLLSETAIVTGVAEATLRETDGTSRFGIGWAAMRDDYREVRGHIAAVVPGCAGYEANTDRPGGFVMPHPPRDSREFPTPEGAGVLTVSPIEVLHVPDGHLLLQTLRSHDQFNTTIYGLSDRYRGIEGGRHVVFVHHDDVATLGLDDGAVVDLVSVGPDGRERRAGGFRVVEYELPRGTAAAYYPETNPLVALDSVALGSNTPTSKSVVVRLEPR, encoded by the coding sequence GTGACGAGCAGCACTCCTTCCACGCCCGACGGGTCCCCCGGGGACGACCGGCACCTCGAGATCGGGCACCCGAAGTCCGCGGCCGCCGGGGTCACCGGTGTCCGGGTCGCCGTCAGCCGCGCGGTGAGCTCCATGGGCCCGAGGCGCAGCTGGAAGGCGCTGCGCGGCCTCAACCAGAAGGACGGGTTCGACTGCCCGAGCTGCGCCTGGCCGGACCCGGACCACCGCGCCGCCGCCGAGTTCTGCGAGAACGGCGCGAAGGCGACCGCCGAGGAGGGCACCCGCGCGCGGGCGACCCCGGAGCTGTTCGCCCGTCACTCGATCGCCGACCTCGACGCCCACGACGAGCTCTGGCTGGGGCAGCAGGGTCGCCTCACCACGCCGATGGTCAAGCGCCCGGATGCGACGCACTACGAGCCGATCGGCTGGAACGACGCGTTCGATCTGGTCGCCGACCACCTGAACGCCCTCGACGATCCCGACCAGGCCGCGTTCTACACCTCGGGCCGGACCTCCAACGAGGCGGCGTTCGCCTACCAGCTCTTCGCCCGCGCGTACGGGACGAACAACCTGCCCGACTGCTCGAACATGTGCCACGAGTCGACGGGTGTCGCCCTGGCCGAGACGATCGGGATCGGCAAGGGCAGCGTGAGCCTGCGCGACCTGTACGACGCCGACCTGATCGTGGTCGCCGGCCAGAACCCGGGGACGAACCACCCGCGCATGCTCAGCGCGCTGGAGACCGCCAAGCGGCGCGGCGCCCGGATCATCAGCATCAACCCGCTGCGGGAGACGGGACTGGTGAACTTCCGCAACCCGCAGAAGCCGCGGGGCGTCGTCGGCCGAGGGACCGATCTCGCCGACCTGCACCTGCCCGTACGGACCAACGGAGACCTGGCGCTGTTCCAGGCGATCGGGTCGCTGCTGGTCGGCTGGGACGCGATCGACCACGCCTTCGTCGCGCAGCACACGGTCGGGTACGACGCGTGGGCCGCGCACGTGAGCGCCGTGGACTGGGACGTGGTGCGCGCCGCGACCGGCCTGACCCGCGAGCAGATCACCGAGGCCGCCGCGATGCTGCGCGACTCGAGCGCCACGATCTGGTGCTGGGCGATGGGCCTGACGCAGCACCGCAACGCCGTCGCGACGATCAAGGAGGTCGTCAACCTGGCGCTCGTCCGCGGCGACATCGGCAGGCGCGGCGCGGGCCTGTGCCCGGTGCGCGGCCACTCGAACGTCCAGGGCGACCGGTCGATGGGGATCTGGGAGAAGCCCCCGGCAGCGTTCCTGGACCGGCTGGGCGACCACTTCGGGTTCGAGCCGCCGCGGGAGCACGGGTACGACACGGTCGACGCGATCCGCGCGATGCGCGACGGGCGTGTCCGGGTGTTCTTCGCGCTCGGCGGCAACTTCGTCCAGGCCGCCCCGGACACCGAGGTCACCGCGGACGCGTTGCGCGGGTGCGACCTGACCGTGCACGTGTCCACCAAGCTCAACCGCTCGCACCTGGTCTGCGGACGGACCGCGCTGATCCTCCCGACGCTCGGGCGGACCGAGGTCGACCGGCAGGCCTCCGGCGAGCAGTTCGTGACCGTCGAGGACTCGATGTCGGTCGTGCACGCGTCACGGGGGCGCCTCGAGCCGGCCTCCGAGCACCTGCTCTCGGAGACCGCCATCGTCACCGGCGTGGCCGAGGCGACCCTCCGAGAGACGGACGGCACGAGCCGGTTCGGCATCGGCTGGGCCGCGATGCGTGACGACTACCGCGAGGTCCGCGGACACATCGCCGCGGTGGTGCCGGGGTGCGCCGGCTACGAGGCGAACACCGACCGGCCCGGCGGCTTCGTGATGCCCCACCCGCCGCGGGACTCGCGGGAGTTCCCGACCCCCGAGGGCGCCGGTGTCCTGACCGTCTCGCCGATCGAGGTGCTGCACGTCCCGGACGGCCACCTCCTGCTCCAGACGCTCCGCAGCCACGACCAGTTCAACACCACGATCTACGGTCTGTCGGACCGCTACCGCGGGATCGAGGGCGGGCGCCACGTGGTGTTCGTCCACCACGACGACGTCGCCACGCTCGGTCTCGACGACGGTGCGGTCGTCGACCTGGTCTCGGTGGGCCCCGACGGGCGGGAGCGCCGCGCCGGCGGCTTCCGCGTCGTCGAGTACGAGCTCCCGCGCGGCACCGCCGCCGCGTACTACCCGGAGACGAATCCCCTGGTCGCGCTCGACTCGGTCGCCCTCGGTTCGAACACCCCGACGTCGAAGTCGGTCGTGGTCCGTCTCGAGCCGCGGTGA
- a CDS encoding magnesium transporter MgtE N-terminal domain-containing protein produces the protein MTSTSRIFLARLAGHAVFDPAGDQVGKLRDVVVTLRGAGSRPRVLGLVVEILGRRRVFLPMTRVTSLEGGQVITTGLLNLRRFEQRSTETLVFGELFDRRVHLPADGKEAAVYDVAMAEDRRHDWYLSAVALRERGKGLRRRGHSVVVEWADVADLSGEQPDQGATHLLATMDTMRPADLANALRDLPIQRRTQIAAELDDERLADVLEEMPEAAQVEILGTLDPERAADVLEEMSADDAADVIAELPTATAEALLALMEPDEAEDVRRLMVYEEGTAGGLMTSDAVILPPDATLAEALALIRDPELSPSLAANVYVCRPPLETPTGRFLGVAHFQHLLREPPSSLVGSIAVNDIEWPRPETTLPELARILAAYNLVACPVVDDSNHLVGAVTVDDLLDEMLPEGWRDEDRRTEDDLDVHPAEGHEEAS, from the coding sequence GTGACGTCGACGAGTCGGATCTTCCTCGCGCGACTGGCCGGTCACGCGGTCTTCGACCCGGCCGGCGACCAGGTGGGCAAGCTGCGCGACGTCGTGGTGACGCTGCGGGGAGCGGGCAGCCGTCCGCGCGTCCTCGGGCTGGTCGTCGAGATCCTCGGACGTCGACGGGTGTTCCTGCCGATGACCCGGGTGACCTCGCTCGAGGGCGGCCAGGTGATCACCACCGGCCTGCTGAACCTCCGACGCTTCGAGCAGCGGTCGACCGAGACGCTGGTCTTCGGGGAGCTGTTCGACCGCCGCGTCCACCTTCCGGCCGACGGCAAGGAGGCTGCCGTCTACGACGTCGCGATGGCTGAGGACCGCCGCCACGACTGGTACCTGAGCGCGGTCGCGCTGCGCGAGCGCGGCAAGGGACTGCGGCGGCGCGGCCACAGCGTGGTCGTGGAGTGGGCGGACGTCGCCGACCTCTCCGGTGAGCAGCCCGACCAGGGCGCCACCCACCTGCTCGCGACCATGGACACGATGCGTCCGGCCGACCTCGCGAACGCCCTGCGCGACCTCCCGATCCAGCGGCGGACCCAGATCGCCGCCGAGCTCGACGACGAACGCCTCGCGGACGTGCTGGAGGAGATGCCCGAGGCGGCCCAGGTCGAGATCCTGGGGACGCTCGACCCGGAGCGCGCCGCCGACGTGCTCGAGGAGATGTCCGCCGACGACGCGGCGGACGTGATCGCAGAGCTGCCCACCGCCACCGCCGAGGCCCTGCTCGCGCTGATGGAGCCCGACGAGGCCGAGGACGTCCGCCGCCTGATGGTCTACGAGGAGGGCACCGCCGGCGGCCTGATGACCTCGGACGCGGTGATCCTGCCGCCGGACGCGACCCTCGCCGAGGCGCTGGCGCTGATCCGCGACCCGGAGCTCTCGCCGTCGCTCGCCGCGAACGTGTACGTGTGCCGGCCGCCCCTGGAGACCCCCACGGGTCGCTTCCTCGGGGTCGCCCACTTCCAGCACCTGCTCCGGGAGCCGCCGTCGTCGCTGGTCGGGTCCATCGCGGTGAACGACATCGAGTGGCCACGACCGGAGACGACGCTGCCCGAGCTCGCCAGGATCCTCGCGGCTTACAACCTCGTCGCGTGTCCCGTCGTCGACGACTCCAACCACCTCGTCGGAGCCGTCACCGTCGACGACCTCCTCGACGAGATGCTGCCCGAGGGGTGGCGCGACGAGGACCGCCGCACCGAGGACGACCTCGACGTGCACCCGGCCGAAGGACACGAGGAGGCGTCGTGA
- a CDS encoding DUF1003 domain-containing protein: MSEQTERVRLDQPREQRRWTRRRRRVDPETFGKFAEGFARFMGTATFIAWMTVFIIVWVLWNTLLPEDLRFDAYPFIFLTLILSLQASYAAPLILLAQNRQEARDRVTQEQDRDANARAHADMQFLAREVASLRLALGEVATRDFLRSELRSVVADLDERREDGDGSRRSASG; the protein is encoded by the coding sequence GTGAGCGAGCAGACCGAGCGGGTCCGTCTCGATCAGCCCCGCGAGCAGCGCCGGTGGACGCGTCGGCGCCGACGCGTCGACCCCGAGACGTTCGGCAAGTTCGCCGAGGGCTTCGCCCGGTTCATGGGGACGGCCACCTTCATCGCCTGGATGACGGTCTTCATCATCGTCTGGGTGCTCTGGAACACGCTTCTCCCGGAGGACCTGCGCTTCGACGCCTACCCCTTCATCTTCCTGACGCTCATCCTGTCGCTGCAAGCCTCGTACGCCGCGCCGCTGATCCTGCTCGCCCAGAACCGGCAGGAGGCACGCGACCGGGTGACGCAGGAGCAGGATCGCGACGCGAACGCCCGGGCGCACGCCGACATGCAGTTCCTCGCTCGCGAGGTCGCGAGCCTCCGGCTGGCGCTCGGCGAGGTCGCCACCCGCGACTTCCTGCGCTCCGAGCTGCGCAGCGTGGTGGCGGATCTCGACGAGCGGCGCGAGGACGGCGACGGATCACGCCGGTCGGCGAGCGGCTGA
- a CDS encoding Mrp/NBP35 family ATP-binding protein, translating into MPAQTTQVNPDAVQAALATVNDPEIRRPITEIGMVDSVDIDSGHVTVHLLLTVAGCPLKDTLTRDVTAAVTKVDGVSDVTVDMGVMNDEQRQQLQETLRGGQSQREIPFAKPGSLTKVYAIASGKGGVGKSSVTVNLAAAMAAQGLAVGIVDADIYGHSIPDMLGVGDARPTQVEDMIMPVPVRGMQVMSIGMLKPRKDQVVAWRGPMLDRALVQMLSDVYWGDLDALLLDLPPGTGDMAISLGQHLPNSEVVVVTTPQEAAATVAERAGTMASMMHQRVVGVIENMSWLELPTGDRMEVFGSGGGEKVASTLSERFGYDVPLLGQVPLDQQMRVGGDTGVPIVDEAPDGAAGKALRQVASTLSGRARGLAGMQLGLSPTGR; encoded by the coding sequence ATGCCCGCACAGACGACCCAGGTGAACCCCGACGCCGTCCAGGCCGCGCTGGCGACCGTCAACGACCCCGAGATCCGCCGTCCGATCACCGAGATCGGGATGGTCGACTCGGTCGACATCGACTCCGGGCACGTGACGGTCCACCTGCTGCTGACGGTGGCCGGCTGCCCGCTCAAGGACACGCTGACGCGGGACGTGACCGCCGCTGTGACCAAGGTCGACGGCGTCAGCGACGTCACCGTCGACATGGGCGTGATGAACGACGAGCAGCGCCAGCAGCTCCAGGAGACCCTGCGGGGCGGCCAGTCGCAGCGTGAGATCCCGTTCGCCAAGCCCGGCTCGCTCACCAAGGTGTACGCGATCGCCTCGGGCAAGGGCGGGGTCGGCAAGTCGTCGGTGACGGTCAACCTCGCAGCCGCGATGGCAGCGCAGGGGCTGGCCGTCGGCATCGTCGACGCCGACATCTACGGTCACTCGATCCCGGACATGCTCGGTGTGGGCGATGCCCGCCCCACGCAGGTCGAGGACATGATCATGCCGGTCCCGGTCCGCGGGATGCAGGTGATGAGCATCGGGATGCTCAAGCCGCGCAAGGACCAGGTCGTCGCGTGGCGCGGGCCCATGCTCGACCGGGCACTGGTGCAGATGCTCTCCGACGTCTACTGGGGCGACCTCGACGCGCTCTTGCTCGACCTCCCGCCGGGGACCGGCGACATGGCGATCAGCCTCGGACAGCACCTCCCGAACTCCGAGGTCGTGGTGGTGACCACACCGCAGGAGGCAGCCGCGACGGTGGCCGAGCGCGCCGGCACGATGGCCTCGATGATGCACCAGCGCGTCGTCGGCGTGATCGAGAACATGTCCTGGCTCGAGCTGCCGACCGGCGACCGGATGGAGGTCTTCGGCTCGGGCGGCGGCGAGAAGGTGGCGAGCACGCTCAGCGAGCGGTTCGGGTACGACGTGCCGCTGCTGGGCCAGGTGCCGCTCGACCAGCAGATGCGTGTCGGTGGGGACACCGGCGTCCCGATCGTGGACGAGGCCCCGGACGGTGCCGCCGGGAAGGCGTTGCGCCAGGTGGCGTCGACCCTGTCGGGCCGGGCGCGGGGTCTGGCGGGCATGCAGCTCGGGTTGTCCCCCACGGGGCGCTAG
- a CDS encoding sec-independent translocase, with protein MFDIGPAEIAVIVIVAILVFGPDKLPEFARQAGRMLRTVRQMADNAKSDLSREFGDDYTSLRDDLRGLDPRRMLEDDEDDDLPRRSTKKPKPLESGEPAPFDVDAT; from the coding sequence GTGTTCGACATCGGGCCGGCCGAGATCGCCGTCATCGTGATCGTCGCGATCCTCGTGTTCGGTCCCGACAAGTTGCCCGAGTTCGCGCGGCAGGCGGGTCGGATGCTCCGCACGGTGCGTCAGATGGCGGACAACGCGAAGTCGGATCTCAGCCGCGAGTTCGGCGACGACTACACCAGCCTGCGCGACGACCTGCGCGGACTCGACCCCCGTCGGATGCTCGAGGACGACGAGGACGACGACCTTCCGCGTCGGAGCACGAAGAAGCCGAAGCCGCTGGAGTCCGGCGAGCCGGCACCGTTCGACGTCGACGCGACCTGA
- a CDS encoding anti-sigma factor family protein, protein MAHLGDRVDAFVDGQLPDDEAARVSDHLGECPTCRELVQERRALKRRMTGLGPSPAPRSALLVALADPDRLTERDAGASESRIRAILGHGLARGGVALTGASVALAGLAYALGGVPTASGASTLPPVDRFIAQFRGQADPVALVRTTATTVHGSVPVAVVARRPAAPTHTDALRASEVLSRALGSSVSVRLLARNYDLSVVETAGSDRIRVVASADGVREATFEIDRATGALQRIVRFSGAVATDTTSRSGAAIGLLGSPLSREAAAPRDAPEGPSAAGGIGPEAVGATGDADARDTSVGDADPSEPDTGAPTDDTADPVATPVDAAIDSLTMQDLSDGGWPCHDVLGSGFARVGAEWVAVDGERAIALTYSDGATTMTLYEQNGALMSRPDPSFTRSELGGRRVWLRDGSPTVATWSADGIVFTAVTDGEAAQIESVVHDLPGTAASRTDAWHRVRSGLVRLSSWASPGDTPAG, encoded by the coding sequence GCGAGTGCCCGACGTGCCGCGAGCTCGTGCAGGAGCGGCGCGCCCTCAAGCGTCGGATGACCGGTCTGGGCCCTTCACCGGCCCCGCGGTCCGCCCTGCTGGTCGCGCTCGCCGACCCCGACCGCCTGACCGAACGGGACGCCGGCGCATCCGAGAGCCGGATCCGCGCGATCCTCGGCCACGGCCTGGCTCGCGGCGGGGTCGCGCTGACCGGCGCCTCTGTCGCGCTGGCCGGGCTCGCGTACGCGCTGGGCGGCGTCCCGACCGCGTCCGGTGCTTCGACCTTGCCGCCGGTCGACCGCTTCATCGCCCAGTTCCGCGGCCAGGCCGACCCGGTCGCCCTGGTCCGCACCACCGCGACGACCGTGCACGGAAGCGTCCCGGTCGCCGTCGTGGCACGGCGTCCGGCCGCGCCGACCCACACCGATGCCCTCCGGGCGAGCGAGGTCCTGTCCCGGGCGCTCGGCTCGAGCGTCAGCGTCCGGCTGCTGGCCCGCAACTACGACCTCTCCGTGGTGGAGACCGCCGGATCCGATCGGATCCGTGTGGTCGCGTCGGCCGACGGCGTGCGCGAGGCGACCTTCGAGATCGACCGTGCCACGGGTGCGCTCCAGCGCATCGTGCGGTTCTCCGGCGCGGTCGCGACCGACACCACGAGCCGGTCGGGCGCCGCCATCGGCCTGCTGGGCTCTCCGCTGTCCCGGGAGGCCGCGGCCCCACGGGATGCCCCGGAAGGCCCGTCGGCGGCCGGAGGCATCGGCCCCGAGGCCGTCGGGGCGACGGGCGACGCCGACGCGCGCGACACCAGCGTCGGCGACGCCGACCCGTCCGAGCCCGACACGGGCGCGCCCACCGACGACACGGCGGACCCGGTCGCGACGCCGGTCGACGCCGCGATCGACTCCCTGACGATGCAGGACCTCTCCGACGGAGGCTGGCCCTGCCACGACGTCCTGGGGTCCGGTTTCGCGCGGGTCGGCGCCGAGTGGGTCGCCGTCGACGGTGAACGGGCGATCGCACTCACCTACAGCGACGGCGCGACCACGATGACGCTGTACGAGCAGAACGGCGCGTTGATGAGCCGCCCGGATCCGTCGTTCACCCGGTCCGAGCTCGGGGGACGTCGGGTGTGGCTGCGTGACGGCAGCCCGACGGTCGCCACCTGGAGCGCCGACGGGATCGTCTTCACGGCGGTCACCGACGGCGAGGCGGCGCAGATCGAGTCCGTGGTCCACGACCTCCCCGGCACCGCGGCCTCTCGAACGGACGCCTGGCACCGGGTGCGGTCGGGTTTGGTGCGCTTGAGCAGCTGGGCGTCGCCCGGCGACACCCCAGCGGGCTGA